GTCCGGTATTCAACTCACTTTCTTTCGGAAGTAGGCTGAGAGGAGTTCACTGATTATAACGATCCCGAGAATCGCAAAGAGGACGGTGAGGACGCCCCTCCAGTTCAAGAAGTTGACTTGAGTGATCAACTCCATACCGATTCCGCCAGCACCGACAAACCCGATAACCGTCGCTTCCCGGACGTTAATGTCCCATCGGTAGGTAGAGATGCCGACGAAGAGTGGCTTTATCTGTGGGACGACGCCGTAGAGGAGGATAAGTGGACCTGACGCACCCACTGCTCGGATCCCTTCGACCTGACCCGGATCGATTTCTTCGATACCTTCTGCAAGCAACTTCGCACAGAACCCGATCGATCGGAACGCGACAGCAAAGACACCCGCAAGTGCTCCAGTCCCGAACATGACCACGAAGATCAGCGCCCAGATGATGACATTCACCGATCGGGAAGCGACAATGATGAATTTCCCAAGACCATAGGTGAATTTATTGGGGGTCGTGTTTTCGGCGCCAATGTAGGCGACAGGAGCCGCCATGATTAACGCCAGGCCTGTGCCAAGGATGGCGATGTTGACTGTATCTATCAATGGGCCTATTATTTCTGCAGAATAGGCGACGTCTGGTGGGACCATTCTGACAATCAGATCCCAAAGGGCCCAGGGAGCGTCAATAACGTATTCATACCGGATATTCAGCTCCCACCAGGAGAGTACGCCGATAACCAATGCAACCAAGACCAGGACATATCGAACAAGCTGATATTTTGAGTCGTATTTCTTCCACTCTCCTTCCTTGACACCGGATTGTGCGTCTGGGTGTGACATTACTTTACCCTCCTTCGCCACCAAGCACTCGTTGCCTCTCCAACCAGAACCACAGCGATTATTGCCAGAATGATGGTCGCGCTCAGGTCGTAGTCATAGTTGTCGAAGGACGTCAATAGCGTCTGTCCAATGCCCCCAGCGCCGACGATACCGATGATTGTCGCTGCGCGAATATTGATGTCCCACCGGTAGATGGCAAGTCCGATGACCCGTGGCATTACTTGGGGTGCGACGCCATAGAGTAATACCTGTAAGGTACTTCCACCGGTGGCCCGTATCGCATCGACTTGCCCTGTGTCGATATCCTCCAGATCTTCTGCCAACAATTTCGAAAAGAAACCAGGAGTTGCAAAGACCAGTGCAATCACGCCCGCAAGTGGGCCGAAACCAACTGCGATCACCGCGATGATTCCGAGCACGAGTTCGTGGAGACCACGAGAAATCGAAACAATTGCTCGCCCAACGTAATACACTGGCCTTGGAACCAGATTCTCCGCGGCCATCACGGCCACAGGGGTACTCAGGGTGACTCCGATCAATGTCGCCACGATGGCCATCGCAATACTTTCAATCATCCCTTCCCAGACTCGGTCCGTCGCAGTCGGACTCAAATCAGGCGGATACATCCCCGAGACAAGACTGTAGGCGCCCTCAATTCCCGCCAGTAGTCGCTCCAGACCGATACGCATCTCCCACGCGCTCCACAAAACAAACAGGATTATCACTGCGTAAATCAACCACTTCACCGTTTTATTGTAGAAAACGGTCGGTCGTTCCCATGTCGAGGGGACAGCCTCACTGGATTCACCAGTCATCGCGGAAACACCTCAGTATAAGTGATTGTTCCGTACATAGATCTCAGAAGGAGGTTTCTTTCTCGACCTCCGTGACTTCCGCATCAGACCGCTGTTCCCGTTCTGCCGCCCGCTGTTTTTCTAGTGCTTCTCTGGACTCGCCGCCGCGATAGATGTGATCCCGTGCATCCTCATCCAACTCAGTGGCTGGGCCTTCAAAAACGATTTCCCCTTCACGAAGGCCAATAATTCGATCAGCGAATTCTGTCGCGAGATGAACCTCGTGAATATTGATCAGAACGGGAATCCCTTCGTCCTTGGCGATCTCGGTTAAGAGATCCATGACCTTACGTGAGGTCTCTGGATCCAGACTGCTTGTCGGTTCATCCACCAGGAGAATTTTTGGACGCTGAATGATCGCCCGTGCAATCCCCACACGCTGTCGCTGTCCACCTGAAAGTTCGTCAGCCCGATCGTCCTCATGACCGGCCATACCGACGCGGTCAAGTACTTCGTATGCATGGCGGATGTCCTCCTCGTCGAAATTTCGACGGAAGGCCCTCCAGGAACTCATATACCCAAGCCGCCCAGAGAGTACGTTCTCCATAACCGTGAGCCGTTCTACGAGGTTGAACTCCTGAAAGATCATTCCCATGTCTCGACGGGCATTTCGCAATTCGTTCTTCGAGAGATCGGTAATCTCCTGCCCGTCGAGAACGATCGATCCTTCCGTCGGTTCTGTCAGCCTGTTAACACACCTGATCAGCGTGCTTTTGCCGGCCCCACTCGGGCCAATAATCGAAACGATCTCGTCGCCCTCAATATCCATAGTCACGCCCTTGAGAGCTTCTTCACCGGTTGGATAGATTTTTACGAGATCTGATACACCAAGCATTGCTAACAGATGATATACTGTCGCAACATAAAAAATTGTGCACTATTTTCAACCAAAACGGCGATACACCTGACTGCAGGGAGTATCACAATCCGGGGCAGACATACCTGATTATTTTGTTAGCCAGTAAGGATAAAGTATGGTAATCGGCCACCAGTACCCAAAATAACGAAGAATCTCGCACGGATTCAGTACTTGCAGTACCCTCTGTGTAGATTTCATCCGGGACAAAACCTAGCAAAGAAGTAAAATTTGTCAAATTGGGGGAACCAAGTCGCTATTCAGATTTCGTCGACCTCATAGGTAATGTCATTGTCCTGGTGGGTCAGCAGTATCCCATTCCAGTGTGTAGCGTAATCAATCTCTGCGAACCTCCCACGTCCGTCGAAGTGGTCGGCATACTCAGTACCGAAATACTCATGCTCCAACAGCGTTCTTTCAATTCCTTCACGAACCTCGGGGACGAGATTGTATCGGTAAGAGTAAGCTGTCGTCGGAATCGGATCGCTCGACCAGACCACCTTGATGTCGTCAGGATCTGCTTCGTCTTCTTGGAACGGAGGAAGTATACAGTAGCTACACACGGGCGTGGCATCGTAGTCCCCATGGTAGACTGCTAATGCCTGCGTCACATGGTCATCCAGATGACTGATCTCGTAATCTTCACCAGGTTCAACCCCGAACATTTCGCCGAACAGGGCACTGGGCATCAAATGCCCAGAGTTCGACGCTGGATCTCCGTGAGCAACCTGTAGTCCATCAAAGTCCTCGACCGAATTGACGTCTTCATTTTCGACGTGAGTGATCGCCCATAGTTTGTAGCCAAATTCTTCCTCCCCAACTTGGATTCCAACCGGTACTGCGCCTGCGAGATTGACCGCGAAGGGCAGTGGACCCGTCGAGAAGCCTGCGACGTGTAGGCGTTCAGCCCGCATCGCTTCGACCTGGGCAGCATACGTTTCCGCACCGAAATACTCCACTTCCCGGCCAGTTTCTTCCTCCAATGTGTCCATCAACGGATCTGTCAAGTCCTCGTAGATGGCTGGGTCTTCAATCGGTGTCAGCGAAAACACGAGCGGATCCGGGTCGATGAGTTCATCTTCGTCGGTCGGGGGTTCCTGAACAGGGCCCCCATACACAGGTTCATCTCGTTCTTCGAAATCGTCCAACTCATCGATGTGACCGAACTGGAAGCGGTGCTCCATTAACGTGGACAGTCGCTGTGGGAATACCGGATCTTCTGGATCGAAGTCCTCAAACTCGATTTCGTCAGTGTCCACCCCTTCGTCATCGCCTAGACAACCCGCGATGCCGGCTGTGACTGTCGCACCCGTCGCTGCGAGGACATCCCGTCTGCGGATTCGGTTGTGTGGATTGGTGTCGTTGGGCATTTCACATGATTGTTAACATTCTTTATTGAAGTATTTATTGGTAGCCCCTTGGGTAACGTTCAACACACCTGGACGGCCGACTGTATCTTATCTACATCCCTGCTCCCTACACTTTTTACGTAACCTTTTCTAGACTACTGCCTAATGGATCTCGGTAAGTACTATCCATATAAGGAGAAAAATCAGTAAACATGACAGATTCAAAAATTCGGAGTAGGGATGACGTCCTCGGCACGGACTTAGAAGTTAGACGGTACGGTAACAGCGCCCTGTACGCATATCGTGAAGGCGACGATCATGTCATCGTATTCAAAGGGAACGAATCATGGACAAAACGGATTCCTGCACGGCGGAACGCAACGGTACCCAATGAACGGTTATGGACAGTTCCCGAAAACTGGGTGCCGAAACTAGAAATCAAAGGAGACGGCGATCGGGACTACACTGTATACCGAATCCCCGAGAATAAGGTTGACGTGTTAATTTCGGTTCCGGTAACGGTCGACGCGGACGAAGCATGGTATGGTGTAGAATCCGTTGGAAAACTCCGGTTCAGCCTGGACGAAACACTCGATCAGTACGAGTTCTCTGCTGCACTGAGCGATATCGAAGCCCAGAGCAATCACGACGAAGACGTACTGGAAGCCCTGCGGAGGATCGAAAGAAAGTGGCTGATCTTCAAACGGGAATACGAAAGCCGAGTGGACGATTGTTCGCCGGACGTGTTCTGGGATGCGGTGGAAAGCAACGGGACGCCCCGCATCGACGGCCGATCAGTCGATCCCTGGGAAGATTCGTTCGACGTAGCTCACCTCCTTGAAGAGATACTCGATATCGACGAGAACGTTTCAAGGACCGTCAAAGAGATACTCGAGGACGTCGACGCGATTCCTGTTACTCCTTCTATCGAAGTGACCGTCGAGGAGGACGATTCGTTCGCCGATTACTTCGATTTCCAGGGACTGATCGAGGCGGGCTGTTCGCCCGCCGAAGCGGTCGATTACGCCATGGTCGTTCTTACGGAACGTACACCGGAAGAATGGGCCGCGACACGGAACG
The Halalkaliarchaeum desulfuricum DNA segment above includes these coding regions:
- the phnE gene encoding phosphonate ABC transporter, permease protein PhnE, which produces MSHPDAQSGVKEGEWKKYDSKYQLVRYVLVLVALVIGVLSWWELNIRYEYVIDAPWALWDLIVRMVPPDVAYSAEIIGPLIDTVNIAILGTGLALIMAAPVAYIGAENTTPNKFTYGLGKFIIVASRSVNVIIWALIFVVMFGTGALAGVFAVAFRSIGFCAKLLAEGIEEIDPGQVEGIRAVGASGPLILLYGVVPQIKPLFVGISTYRWDINVREATVIGFVGAGGIGMELITQVNFLNWRGVLTVLFAILGIVIISELLSAYFRKKVS
- the phnE gene encoding phosphonate ABC transporter, permease protein PhnE, whose protein sequence is MTGESSEAVPSTWERPTVFYNKTVKWLIYAVIILFVLWSAWEMRIGLERLLAGIEGAYSLVSGMYPPDLSPTATDRVWEGMIESIAMAIVATLIGVTLSTPVAVMAAENLVPRPVYYVGRAIVSISRGLHELVLGIIAVIAVGFGPLAGVIALVFATPGFFSKLLAEDLEDIDTGQVDAIRATGGSTLQVLLYGVAPQVMPRVIGLAIYRWDINIRAATIIGIVGAGGIGQTLLTSFDNYDYDLSATIILAIIAVVLVGEATSAWWRRRVK
- the phnC gene encoding phosphonate ABC transporter ATP-binding protein codes for the protein MLGVSDLVKIYPTGEEALKGVTMDIEGDEIVSIIGPSGAGKSTLIRCVNRLTEPTEGSIVLDGQEITDLSKNELRNARRDMGMIFQEFNLVERLTVMENVLSGRLGYMSSWRAFRRNFDEEDIRHAYEVLDRVGMAGHEDDRADELSGGQRQRVGIARAIIQRPKILLVDEPTSSLDPETSRKVMDLLTEIAKDEGIPVLINIHEVHLATEFADRIIGLREGEIVFEGPATELDEDARDHIYRGGESREALEKQRAAEREQRSDAEVTEVEKETSF
- the phnD gene encoding phosphate/phosphite/phosphonate ABC transporter substrate-binding protein, which translates into the protein MPNDTNPHNRIRRRDVLAATGATVTAGIAGCLGDDEGVDTDEIEFEDFDPEDPVFPQRLSTLMEHRFQFGHIDELDDFEERDEPVYGGPVQEPPTDEDELIDPDPLVFSLTPIEDPAIYEDLTDPLMDTLEEETGREVEYFGAETYAAQVEAMRAERLHVAGFSTGPLPFAVNLAGAVPVGIQVGEEEFGYKLWAITHVENEDVNSVEDFDGLQVAHGDPASNSGHLMPSALFGEMFGVEPGEDYEISHLDDHVTQALAVYHGDYDATPVCSYCILPPFQEDEADPDDIKVVWSSDPIPTTAYSYRYNLVPEVREGIERTLLEHEYFGTEYADHFDGRGRFAEIDYATHWNGILLTHQDNDITYEVDEI